The following are encoded together in the Weissella soli genome:
- a CDS encoding exonuclease SbcCD subunit D codes for MKFLHTADWHIGKELGAFSLLSEQWNAFQQVVAIAEDEAVDGIIIAGDLYDRGIPPLNAVEAFEQMARIMNLEHHWPIYAVSGNHDGAVRLGAGREWRETTAFFIHTTLAEAFEPVELPDMQIFMLPFLDPLDARIYYQMSDEESRDYTSIEAVMARIIPDLVAKFKPGKHHILVTHYNVIGTGNIGYELTSETNSQVGGLKGVPASLFADFDYVALGHIHLRQASPTDTIRYAGSPVKFNTKEAQAEKGVYIVEVGDTVTVKWRPIQPVKDLIVIKGTFSEITAPAFYEQYAREGANWFSISLTDFPDVRNARGILTTIYGDIVEVNYVGQNAQLGNVVQSELVDGTLSDQEIISHFYETVAEKPLSAEQVQLVEMMLTDIGRGV; via the coding sequence ATGAAATTTCTACATACAGCTGATTGGCATATCGGTAAGGAACTGGGAGCATTTTCGTTGCTATCTGAGCAATGGAATGCTTTTCAACAAGTTGTCGCCATTGCCGAAGATGAAGCTGTCGATGGGATTATTATCGCTGGTGATCTATATGACCGTGGTATTCCACCATTAAATGCTGTTGAAGCATTTGAACAAATGGCCCGCATTATGAACCTTGAGCATCATTGGCCAATCTACGCTGTTTCAGGTAATCACGATGGGGCGGTGCGTTTAGGGGCCGGTCGAGAGTGGCGTGAAACCACTGCTTTTTTCATACACACAACCTTGGCAGAAGCTTTTGAGCCAGTAGAGTTGCCAGACATGCAGATTTTTATGCTCCCATTTTTAGATCCATTGGATGCGCGCATCTATTACCAGATGTCTGATGAAGAAAGCCGGGATTACACGAGCATTGAAGCGGTGATGGCTAGAATCATTCCTGATCTGGTTGCTAAATTTAAGCCAGGCAAGCATCACATTTTGGTGACGCATTATAACGTGATTGGCACAGGGAACATAGGCTATGAACTGACCTCTGAAACCAATTCACAAGTTGGGGGGTTAAAGGGTGTCCCAGCAAGTTTGTTTGCCGATTTTGATTACGTGGCGTTAGGGCATATTCATTTGCGCCAAGCCAGCCCAACTGACACCATCCGGTATGCAGGCTCCCCGGTTAAATTCAATACTAAGGAAGCTCAAGCTGAAAAAGGGGTTTATATCGTTGAGGTTGGTGACACGGTTACTGTGAAGTGGCGGCCCATTCAACCCGTCAAAGATTTAATCGTTATCAAGGGCACGTTTTCAGAAATCACCGCACCAGCCTTTTATGAGCAGTACGCGCGGGAGGGTGCCAATTGGTTTAGCATATCGTTGACTGATTTTCCAGATGTTCGGAATGCACGCGGGATTTTGACGACCATTTATGGCGATATCGTGGAAGTCAATTATGTTGGTCAGAATGCACAATTGGGTAATGTGGTGCAGTCGGAATTGGTGGATGGCACCCTTTCCGATCAGGAAATCATCAGTCATTTTTACGAAACGGTCGCTGAAAAGCCGCTGTCAGCTGAACAAGTTCAGCTAGTAGAAATGATGCTGACCGATATTGGACGAGGAGTGTAA